The Mangrovibacillus cuniculi sequence TATAACAATAAATAGTATATTGGCACGATAAGATGTCTACCATAGTAGTGGTTAGGTCCTACATACCTAAACCCTACATAACCTCATGATTGGCAAACGAAGAATTTGTAGTAAAGTAAAAACCTATCTCAGGATAAAAAATACCCTATAGTTTTTGCCAGCAACGGCAAGCACTATAGGGTATTTGGTTTTACCTTACTTCCATCACCGCAAAGTAATTCTCCTGGTCATCGGCGAAATTGCACACTTTTCCTGTAGGGAACTCCATCACATCGCCAACGAACACACCTTTCGCCTGCAAATCGCTGCGAAACGCTTCTATATCTTTCGTGACAAACATAAGAGAAGGTGTGCCGAGATGGACATCAGGTGACATCTCCGCAACTTTTGCCTTATCATGGATCACAATCGATGTTTCGTTCTGTTCATCTGCTGCTAACTCATACCAGCGCATGCCATGAAATGTTTCTTCTTTCACCAAACGAAATCCCATCTTCTCTTGCCAAAAAGCTAGAGCTTTCGCTTGGTCTGGTACATAGATATTCACTTGTCCAAGTTTCGTAATCAATTGAAACACTCCTTTCCATCTTGCTAAGAAAATTCGTGAAAAGAACGGAAATCACCTCTTTTTACACAAAAGATTTCACAATACCTTCCTGAACCATCCGCAGCGCACAATACGCCGTCCGCTGCATCTGCTTCTCCAGCACCTCCACAGACTCCTGCAGAAACACCTCTTCGCCATTCTTAAACACCGCTTTACTCTTACCGACTTTCTTCGTTTTACGCACGTGTGCAAATGTTTCAATATGTATGGGGAATAGCCAATGGCAGTCATAGTTTTCGGGTGACAAAGTAGGGAATGCAAAGATGTGTTTGGTAGGGAGTATCGGGATCGGAACTTTTCGTTGATAGCCAGTTAAGAACATAATGGCTTTGCGTCTGCCTTCGTAGGTGGAGAATCCGTGGATGCAGCCAGATTCAATAATCTCTAGAGGCGTTTTGCGGACATAGAGGGTACGGTTTGTTTCTTTGACCATGGTGTGATAATCCGCGTGGTACACGGGAATCAAGATCATGGTACGTTCGTTAATACGGTAGGAAGAGACAATGGGAATCATCAGAAAATAGGCTCCTTTAAAGTGGGCTTGGTAGATGGTTACTTCTAGAGGGAGTAGAAGGGTCGAGCGAGAGGATTATTTCTTTTTGGTGTTGTACCAGGTAGTAAGTTCACTCGGGTCAGGGAAGATGGTAGTCAAATCGGTAACTTCTAATGCTGTGATGATGTAGTAGATCGTTTCAATAGTAGGAGCTTTTTCCCCACGCTCTACGTTTCCAAGATACTTATCGTTCAATCCAGCTTTTTCTGCTAGCTGTTCAATAGAAAGTCCTTGGAGATTACGCAGATTTCGTACTTTTTGTCCAAATTCCATGCTTGCTTTTTTCATAGCGTTACCTCTTTTTGTTTCATTATCTAAAGAGAAAAAGAGAGTGAACACAGTCTATAAGCGGTATTTTGGTAATTAGAGGGAAAATAAAGAAAAAACCTCTCAGAATTTAGAGAGGCTTGGTTCATCTATTCCAATTTCAGCTGACGGAGCTTCTCTTTAGCCCCTTTTCGCCACTTTTTCACGGCCGACTCCGACACATTTTCCACTTTGGCAATTTCGCTAAGTGTCAGCATATGAAAGAACGTATACTGGACCCATTTCTTTTGTTTCTCATTAAGGGATCCGCAGTGTGAAAGTAACATCTCCATTTCCAACGCGCCACTCGGATGACTGTCTGCAACCACAGCCCAGTAATCTTCATTAGGTGCCACATATCGCTCCCCATCTCGCACTTTGCGATTTAACTCGTGCAGCATTTTGCCTTTGATATAGGAGTAGGCATAAGGCGCAAAGTCTCCTTTGTCATCTTCAAAGCGTTCGTGGGCTTCCCAAAGAGCAATCAATCCAATTTGATAGTATTCTTCGTGATGTTGGTAGATTCGAAGTGTGTGAATGACTTTATGTATCATGTTCGTGTAGTTTTCTGCGAGTTCCGTAAATGGTTCCATGCCTGTATCCTTTGGAGCGACGCGTCGATCAGTTTTTCCTAGGTGAGTTTAGGATACTGGTATTTCGGGAGGGGGACGAGTTGGGGTAGGGGGAGTTTCTTTAGGGGAAACTGCGGGTTTTACAGTATTTAGGCTCTTTATATGCAATGAATAGAGAGTATAAGTGTCAAATAGTAAAAGTTCTAAAGCAGCGTCATAGAGGTACCCTTTCTCTAAAAAACAAAAACACGCTCAGAGTCTCTGATCGTGTTTTTATTGGAAAGAACTATTTTTTACTTAATGACTCAGTAGAAAATAGTAATCTATCAGTCGTTGATATATTTTATTACAGCCATCTCTCTACCAAACCTATCCCCCTGGTCTACGAATCCTAAGCTGGCATAAAGATGGTGTGCTCCCAAGTTTTCAGGATGATATCCTACGACAATTTTTTTCGCATTAGGTAGCTTAGCTATCTCTGAGATCATTAGTTTAGTTGCGGCTTTGCCTATCCCTTTACCTTGGTAGTCCTTATCCACCATGATTCTATAAACCCAGTAACCATCCAGTTCTTCTGGAACAGTATTGTACATTAAAAATCCAACTACTTTCTCATCAGCATAAATAGCGAAGGGCTGAAGTGTAGGCTCAAATTTTGACTGAGCTATGGATATAGCATTTGGTTCCATGTATACCTGTTGATCTGGTAATAATGCTAAGTTGCAGCACTCATACCAGTTCTCTGTAGTTACTTCTACTAACTTTACTGTTTCAATGCTCATTCTGTACCCCTTTCAATTTTCCTGGCCATATTAAATTAGATAACTACTTTGACGTGATTCCCCTTGTACTAAATCAAAATATCTTGTTTGTGACTTATCCAAGTATACTATAAATTTTGGAAAATGGAGTAAGAAGGTAAGGAGAGTTTTGCCAATCAATTTAAAAGGAGAAAAGTTAACTATTGTAAAAATATGTTAGAATATGTGTTAGTTAGAAAAGGAGAATTCATTTATGTATCTATTTATGGTAATGACACAAGAACAAGCAGAGGAAATTGCTTACACCTGGCATTATGATGGGGTGTATTCCTTTTATAACATGGAAGCGGATGAAGAGGACTTGGCAGAGTTTCTAGATCCTGCTGTACGTAAAGGTTCTGTATACGCAGTAAGTATTGCTCAGGATTTAGTGGGATTTTTAAGTATGAATAGAGTAAGGGAAGATACGATAGACATTGGGCTAGGGCTTAAACCAGAGTTGACTGGAAGAGGAGCTGGTGCAGAGTTTATGACAGCTGGGCTGAACTTTATACAGAAAGAATTTGGAGTAGATAAAGTGACCTTGGCGGTGGCTACATTTAATCAGAGAGCAATTAAGCTGTATCGAAATGTTGGCTTTGAGGATGTAGAAGTGTTTATGCAAGAAACGAATGGGAGTACGTATGAGTTTTTGCGGATGGAGTATTATTATTAAAAAAAAGGAATACAGACCTCTATGAAACTCTTAACAAGGAAGGTGAAAGATATGTTTCATCTAACCATGACAATACTAGCTGCCTCTCCATGGTTAGGAGGGCGGTTATTTGTGTTCTCAAGATGGAAAACACGTAGTGACAATAGGAATATTCTGCTAGAATGAAATTACCAATTTATAAGCGAGGATATGGCCATGCCGACATATAACAAATTAGTGCGAGATAGGATACCTAAGATTATTGAAGCGAGTGAGAAAGCTTATACGACAAGAATTTTGTCGGAGGAAGAGTATATAGATGCTTTGCAAACTAAGTGTTTAGAAGAGTTCGAGGAATATAGGAAGGCAGAGTCTAATCAAGAAGCTATGGAAGAATTAGCGGACTTGCTTGAGGTGATGAATGCTTTGTGTAAGGTTCATGGGGCTAGCTTGAAAGAAGTGGACGATTTACGCAAAGCGAAAGCTGCTAGACGTGGTGGCTTTGAGGAAAGGATATTTTTGATGGAAGTGGAAGACGATGAGTCATAAGTTGAAGGTTGGAGAGTTGCAGGAGGCGTATCGTACAGATGAAGAGATCTGGCGTATATTTACCATTGTGCTCTCCACGAAATCGGTTAAGTCATCTACATATAAGTTTGCGTTGATGAAGGCGTTGATAGAGAACTTGTATAACGTTAATGAAGACTGTGAACTTACGTATAACCAGTTGGTTTATACGTTTGCGAAGATGTATTGGAATCTTGTTGTGAAAAACAACTTACTGGAACACAACAGTAACAAACAGAAGAAAGCAAAAGTAGTAACGGTTATTAAAGCTATTCAACAACGATATTTCATTCCAGATGATCTGATGTTTGACACCTTAGACGACAGTATCCAATTAGAGTTGACGAATAAGGTAAAGGCGGTAATGAAAGAGAATGTATTTGGTGCACTATATGGAGATACAAACGGCGTGTTCTATGCGTTTAACCACCAGGTAGAAGTCCTGCGTCTTCACCCTACTGTTCATCAATTTATGATGAAGTATCAGAGATTGATTATCTATTTGACGAACTACCACATGGCTAAAATGATAGATAGTCTAAATGAAGTGCCGGATACGAACGGTTTACTAAATAAAATAGAGAGTATTGCAAAAAGGACTTCTCTTAAGCCTTTTGAAAAACTATTACTCTCCTACTTTGATAGTTGTTGCTTCTATTGTCAGAAGCCCTTGAAGATGGGTATTCGAGAAACGCATGTAGATCACTTTATTCCTTGGTCGTTTGTGCAGTCGGATCAGATTTGGAATTTGGTGTTGTCTTGTAATCAGTGTAATTTGAAGAAGAGTGATAAGTTGCCGTTTCGTGCTTTTGTGGATGTGATTATGGAGCGGAATGAAGTGTTGCGGGAGACTGGGGATTCGCAGGTGGCTCGGTGGATGGAGAATTATCGTAGGGATAAGGTTGGGTTGTTGTATGAGTATGCGGTTAGGAATGGGTTTGATGGGGTTTGGGGGCCAGGGTAAAATATAGCCAGTTACATACCTGGAATGTAAAATAGATATATTTAACAATGTACTAGTAAAAAGTCGTGAAAGAATTAGAAAATCAATAGGATTAAACGAGTTAGTACTAGTAGATAGAACACTCTCTATTCTATATAAGCAAATACATATATAAATAAATACAATTAAAAGGAGCAACTATGACCTACAAATATGATGAATCAAATCCTTTAAGCATAAAGGATTACGCAGATAAGCTTATTGGAAAAACATTTTATGAGGTATTAGAATCTGCAAGAATTAATGTTGATGAAAAGCTAGGTATTATAACAAAGGCTAATAATCCTAGATATAAAGGGAGTATGGGCCATCTTATAGAGGAATATTATTTTGAATATAAGATTAATAGTGATCAAGAACCTGATTTTCCAAAAGCGGGAGTAGAGCTAAAAGTTACTCCGTATGAAGTTGGAAAAAAAGGGGGATATAAAGCTGGGGAAAGGTTAGTCATTACCATGATTAATTACAATCAACCAGTAGAAGATAATTTCTATTCTTCACATGTATATAAAAAGTTTCGATATACTTTGCTAATTCACTATTTAAGAAACAGGAGTCTCAATAGGTTAGATTATCCTATTAATTATGTAACTTTGTTCTCTCCGCCAAAGGAAGATTTAGAAATAATTAAACAGGATTATGAAAAAATTATTTCTAAAATAAAAGAAGGGAAGGCACACGAACTTTCAGAAGGAGATACTATGTATTTAGGAGCATGTACAAAAGGAGCTAATTCCATTAAAGGAAATGTTATTCAAGAATATTATGCTCCTAGTATAGAGGCCAGAACTAGAGCTTTTTGTTTTAAACAATCATATATGACGTATATATTAAACAAGTACTCTAGAGAGAAAATAGAAACCTATGAACCTATCATTCAGAATATTAAAGAACTAGAAGATAAGCGTTTTGAAGATATTATAGTAGATAAGATAAACTTATATAGAGGCTATTCAGATGGAGATTTATCAGAAATCTTTGATGTGAAAAAAGGTATCTTAAATTTTTGGAGTGCAATATCCTATAGAATTTTAGGTGTGAAATCAAACAGAGCAGAAGAATTTTTAAAGGCTGATATAGAAGTAAAAGCAATTAGAATAGAAGAAAATGGAAGAATGCGTGAAAGTATCTCTTTTCCAACAGTTAGTTTTAAAGAATTTATTGAAGAAGAATGGGAAGAGTCACAACTTTACAATCAATTAAGTTCAAAAAAATATTTGTTTGTACTCTTTAAAAAAGAAGGACTGACATATACGTTGAAAGGATGTCAGTTATGGAATATGTCTAACAAAGATTTAGAGGAAGCTAGTTTAGGTTGGTTAAGAACAAAAGAAATAGTTAAAAGAGGAGTAATCTTAAAGAAGAAATATAGGAAGGATGGCATAAACTTTGAAGTTACTAATAACTTTCCTTCAAAAAAAGAAAATAGAGTTATTCATATTCGTCCCCATTCTTCTAAAAGATATTATAATCTAAATGATGGAGAAATTATAGGTGAGAACCGTAATCATGGTGATGAGTTACCTGATGGTAGAATAATGACAAAGCAATGTTTTTGGTTAAATAACTCTTACATTCTAACTCAAATAGATAATAAAATACTTGATTAAGTATCTAAATTAATAGAAAGCCCACAAGTCACAGCTTGTGGGCTTTCTGTTTCTAAGCATTAATCGTTACTTAGAAACAATTCTTGTTGTATGCCCTGAATATTTTCACTTTCAATATTAATTATTCTTTGGGCCATACGTTCAATAAGACCTACTACTAGTGCATTACCCATACAAAAGTATCTCATTCTCTCAGGCATACCTTGTGTCCAATTATCTGGAAATCCATTTAAACGTTCACATTCAACAGGAGTTAGTGTACGCAATCTATTAGTTGTCGGATCTTCCACAACATGTGTGCTACGATTTACTGTCCCTTCACTGGTTAACATGGTTCTACCCGGTTTATCCAAAGGTTCAGGAAAACTCATTCCACCTTCTGAGAATGTATAATTGTGTCCAGTTGCTGATGTTCTCTCTATTTTCTTAGGACCTTTTAGGTATTTGAATTTTTCTATAGAAGATTCCTTCAAGTAATATTGCTCTGATACATCGTGTTCTAAAATATCTTTTAATGATATTGGGGTTTCTTGAATGGGTGTAACTTCTTCCGTGTAGACTACACTATCTCGCATTATGCCTGCATTGTAGTAGTTCATGGAAAAGTTATCAGATATATCAACAATGTCTCTTTTCATAATAAATGAATTGGGTTTCTTCTTTTCATGCAATTCATTTATTACAGGAAATGCTTTTGCAAAAAAACCTTCTGTGCGAAGCATCTCTTCGTCTGGTACTTGCTGTCTATTTAATACAAAAGCTGTTTCGTTTTTTGTAGCAAAGATAAAAACTCTTCTTCTTCTTTGGGCTTGTCCATAATCTGCAGCGTTAATAACTCTCCACTCGACAGTGTAATTTAAATCCCTTAAGCTAGCTAGCATGATAGAAAAATCCCTACCTCTTTGTTTGGAGGGAGACTTTAATAACCTATCAACGTTTTCTAAAAGAATATACTTAGGGTTAGTGCTTTGTGCTAGTCTTATTATCTCCCAAAACAATACTCCTTTTTTTCCTTGTATCCCTTTTTCACCACTTAAACTCCTTGCAACAGAGTAATCTTGACAAGGAAATCCTCCTACAATCATATCGATGTTGTGGTTAGTGAAAATTTTAGTATCTACGGTGCTAATGTCTTCATTAGAATGGATGCCTTTGTTTTCAAAATTCCTTGCATAACATTCAAAAGCATGTTGAGTTTTCTTGGATGGTTCCCATTGGTTCCCCCAAACTACGTTAAAGCCATTTGTAGCTTCTAGTCCTAAACGAAATCCACCAACACCTGCGAATAATTCTATCACGTTAATCATGACCGAACATCCTTTCGGTTATATATTAATATCATTATAATAAAGATTGATGAAAAGATCAATGAGTTTATTTGAGAAATGATGTTTTTGTACAATAAACCATTATAACAGAGAATCTACCTTAACATAAAAGGGACTTTAAGGTAACCAATTGTAACCGTCAATTAGAATTAAACAGTTTCTTCCTTTTATATAAAATTATGCTTAGATATTTCATACGAGTATTATCGAAAACACTAGAATAAAATTGACGCTTTTTGCTCAGTAAGGTTTTACACTTTTGCTCAATTAATCTAATACTTTAGTAGAACTTCACTTGTTAATCTGCCTCATGTTTATACTACACAAGAGACATAGGGACAGGAAGATTGTCTTACTTTCTTTTTAAATAAATCCAGTATGTAAAACTATTCGTTATTAAATAATTTCTTAAGACACGGTACCTGTCCCCGTGTCTTAAATTGATTACAATAGATGAAGAAAAATTCCCGCAAGGCACGGTGGAGGAGTTAATGCATCAACTTCTAGAAAATAGAAGGGAATTGGCTAATAATGTTATAGTGCCTTTTGATACTAAGGAGCTGCAGAGAGCTGTTGTTGGGGCTTTGATGGAGAGGGAAAATTAGGAGGAAAGCTTTCAGTTAGTCTATTGCTAACTAAAAGCTTTATATATAAACCTTAGTGATAGTTCTTCAGTTGAAAAGGATAATTAGTACATCCAAGCACTTACAGTGGTTAAATTAAACAATTAAAACTGTAAAAAAATTTAGGATAAAATGAACTATTTAGAAACTTGATAATAAGTTTCTAACAGAAGTAGCCAACTATAATGGATGTAACTGTTGGATATGATAGAAATATATAAAATTTTGTTTCATAATACTAGATTTAAGTAATTCCAAATCAACAATCCTACATTTTGTGGTAGGTAAAATTTAAGGTTATTATCTGAACGAGTATTATGTGTGTTAAAGTATGAAGTTATTTGGTATTATTTACTATATGAGAATGTTGCTTGTTATTGAATTGTCAAGATTATTTTATCGACATATACCGGTAAGTGACAGGCACAAGCACGTCAGGACATATCTAGTAAAAAGTGTTATATTTTCTATAAGTAGTTTATTCAAATATGAAAAATTG is a genomic window containing:
- a CDS encoding VOC family protein, which codes for MFQLITKLGQVNIYVPDQAKALAFWQEKMGFRLVKEETFHGMRWYELAADEQNETSIVIHDKAKVAEMSPDVHLGTPSLMFVTKDIEAFRSDLQAKGVFVGDVMEFPTGKVCNFADDQENYFAVMEVR
- a CDS encoding competence protein ComK translates to MIPIVSSYRINERTMILIPVYHADYHTMVKETNRTLYVRKTPLEIIESGCIHGFSTYEGRRKAIMFLTGYQRKVPIPILPTKHIFAFPTLSPENYDCHWLFPIHIETFAHVRKTKKVGKSKAVFKNGEEVFLQESVEVLEKQMQRTAYCALRMVQEGIVKSFV
- a CDS encoding helix-turn-helix domain-containing protein yields the protein MKKASMEFGQKVRNLRNLQGLSIEQLAEKAGLNDKYLGNVERGEKAPTIETIYYIITALEVTDLTTIFPDPSELTTWYNTKKK
- a CDS encoding sigma-70 family RNA polymerase sigma factor produces the protein MEPFTELAENYTNMIHKVIHTLRIYQHHEEYYQIGLIALWEAHERFEDDKGDFAPYAYSYIKGKMLHELNRKVRDGERYVAPNEDYWAVVADSHPSGALEMEMLLSHCGSLNEKQKKWVQYTFFHMLTLSEIAKVENVSESAVKKWRKGAKEKLRQLKLE
- a CDS encoding GNAT family N-acetyltransferase — encoded protein: MSIETVKLVEVTTENWYECCNLALLPDQQVYMEPNAISIAQSKFEPTLQPFAIYADEKVVGFLMYNTVPEELDGYWVYRIMVDKDYQGKGIGKAATKLMISEIAKLPNAKKIVVGYHPENLGAHHLYASLGFVDQGDRFGREMAVIKYIND
- a CDS encoding GNAT family N-acetyltransferase, whose product is MYLFMVMTQEQAEEIAYTWHYDGVYSFYNMEADEEDLAEFLDPAVRKGSVYAVSIAQDLVGFLSMNRVREDTIDIGLGLKPELTGRGAGAEFMTAGLNFIQKEFGVDKVTLAVATFNQRAIKLYRNVGFEDVEVFMQETNGSTYEFLRMEYYY
- a CDS encoding nucleoside triphosphate pyrophosphohydrolase, with protein sequence MPTYNKLVRDRIPKIIEASEKAYTTRILSEEEYIDALQTKCLEEFEEYRKAESNQEAMEELADLLEVMNALCKVHGASLKEVDDLRKAKAARRGGFEERIFLMEVEDDES
- a CDS encoding HNH endonuclease domain-containing protein, which encodes MSHKLKVGELQEAYRTDEEIWRIFTIVLSTKSVKSSTYKFALMKALIENLYNVNEDCELTYNQLVYTFAKMYWNLVVKNNLLEHNSNKQKKAKVVTVIKAIQQRYFIPDDLMFDTLDDSIQLELTNKVKAVMKENVFGALYGDTNGVFYAFNHQVEVLRLHPTVHQFMMKYQRLIIYLTNYHMAKMIDSLNEVPDTNGLLNKIESIAKRTSLKPFEKLLLSYFDSCCFYCQKPLKMGIRETHVDHFIPWSFVQSDQIWNLVLSCNQCNLKKSDKLPFRAFVDVIMERNEVLRETGDSQVARWMENYRRDKVGLLYEYAVRNGFDGVWGPG
- a CDS encoding Sau3AI family type II restriction endonuclease; this encodes MTYKYDESNPLSIKDYADKLIGKTFYEVLESARINVDEKLGIITKANNPRYKGSMGHLIEEYYFEYKINSDQEPDFPKAGVELKVTPYEVGKKGGYKAGERLVITMINYNQPVEDNFYSSHVYKKFRYTLLIHYLRNRSLNRLDYPINYVTLFSPPKEDLEIIKQDYEKIISKIKEGKAHELSEGDTMYLGACTKGANSIKGNVIQEYYAPSIEARTRAFCFKQSYMTYILNKYSREKIETYEPIIQNIKELEDKRFEDIIVDKINLYRGYSDGDLSEIFDVKKGILNFWSAISYRILGVKSNRAEEFLKADIEVKAIRIEENGRMRESISFPTVSFKEFIEEEWEESQLYNQLSSKKYLFVLFKKEGLTYTLKGCQLWNMSNKDLEEASLGWLRTKEIVKRGVILKKKYRKDGINFEVTNNFPSKKENRVIHIRPHSSKRYYNLNDGEIIGENRNHGDELPDGRIMTKQCFWLNNSYILTQIDNKILD
- the dcm gene encoding DNA (cytosine-5-)-methyltransferase, yielding MINVIELFAGVGGFRLGLEATNGFNVVWGNQWEPSKKTQHAFECYARNFENKGIHSNEDISTVDTKIFTNHNIDMIVGGFPCQDYSVARSLSGEKGIQGKKGVLFWEIIRLAQSTNPKYILLENVDRLLKSPSKQRGRDFSIMLASLRDLNYTVEWRVINAADYGQAQRRRRVFIFATKNETAFVLNRQQVPDEEMLRTEGFFAKAFPVINELHEKKKPNSFIMKRDIVDISDNFSMNYYNAGIMRDSVVYTEEVTPIQETPISLKDILEHDVSEQYYLKESSIEKFKYLKGPKKIERTSATGHNYTFSEGGMSFPEPLDKPGRTMLTSEGTVNRSTHVVEDPTTNRLRTLTPVECERLNGFPDNWTQGMPERMRYFCMGNALVVGLIERMAQRIINIESENIQGIQQELFLSND